A window of the Cytobacillus luteolus genome harbors these coding sequences:
- the rplM gene encoding 50S ribosomal protein L13, translating into MRTTFMANANNIERKWYIVDAEGQTLGRLASEVATILRGKNKPTYTPNVDTGDNVIIINAEKIELTGKKLTDKIYYRHSQFPGGLKSRTALEMRTNFPERMLELAIKGMLPKNSLGRQMFKKLHVYAGNEHPHQAQQPEVYQLRG; encoded by the coding sequence ATGCGCACAACATTTATGGCAAATGCCAATAATATAGAGCGTAAATGGTACATTGTGGACGCTGAAGGTCAAACTTTAGGTCGTCTTGCAAGTGAAGTAGCTACAATTTTACGTGGTAAAAACAAACCAACTTATACACCGAATGTTGATACTGGTGACAATGTTATCATCATCAACGCTGAGAAAATCGAATTAACTGGTAAAAAATTAACTGACAAAATCTACTATCGTCACAGCCAATTCCCAGGTGGATTAAAGTCAAGAACTGCATTAGAAATGCGTACAAACTTCCCAGAGAGAATGTTAGAGCTTGCTATTAAAGGTATGCTTCCAAAAAATTCTCTAGGTCGTCAAATGTTCAAAAAATTGCATGTATATGCTGGAAACGAACATCCACATCAAGCACAACAACCTGAAGTTTACCAACTTCGTGGTTAA